One window from the genome of Corvus moneduloides isolate bCorMon1 chromosome 9, bCorMon1.pri, whole genome shotgun sequence encodes:
- the MRPS14 gene encoding 28S ribosomal protein S14, mitochondrial, producing MAAAALCWALRAARQVLPSPCPKQVRSYYVDWRMLRDVKRRKMAYEHADERLRINAIRKNSILPRELQEVADKEIAALPRDSCPVRIRNRCVLTSRPRGVKRRWRLSRIVFRHFADHAQMCGVQRAMW from the exons atggcggcggccgcgctgTGCTGGGCGCTGAGGGCGGCTCGGCAG GTTCTTCCCTCGCCCTGCCCAAAGCAGGTGCGGAGCTACTACGTGGACTGGAGGATGCTGCGGGACGTCAAGAGAAGGAAGATGGCATATGAGCATGCGGATGAGAGGCTGCGGATCAACGCCATCCGGAAGAACTCCATccttcccagggagctgcag GAAGTGGCTGATAAGGAGATTGCCGCCCTGCCCCGGGACAGCTGCCCCGTGAGGATCCGGAACAGGTGTGTCCTGACGTCCCGCCCGCGAGGGGTTAAGCGGCGCTGGAGGCTCAGCAGAATTGTTTTCCGCCACTTTGCTGACCATGCTCAGATGTGCGGTGTACAGAGAGCCATGTGGTAA